One part of the Streptomyces ferrugineus genome encodes these proteins:
- a CDS encoding RNA polymerase sigma factor, with protein MDRADVGALVQSAVDGDAAAWKALVEGLSPLVWSVVRAHRLGDADAHEVYQTVWFRFAQHLGRIREPEKAGSWLASTARHECLKVLKSLRRLTVTNDPQLLDRVSEDRTPEQSVLDSEEAAAESERIRWMWQEFEELGERCRQLLRVLMASPPPSYQEVSAALGIAVGSIGPLRQRCLRRLRDRLDARGAL; from the coding sequence GTGGACCGTGCAGATGTCGGTGCGTTGGTCCAGTCCGCCGTCGACGGGGACGCGGCGGCCTGGAAAGCGCTCGTGGAAGGGCTGAGCCCGCTGGTGTGGTCCGTCGTGCGCGCGCACCGGCTGGGGGACGCCGACGCGCACGAGGTGTACCAGACCGTCTGGTTCCGCTTCGCTCAGCACCTCGGGCGCATCCGCGAACCCGAGAAGGCCGGTTCGTGGCTCGCGAGCACCGCACGGCACGAGTGCCTGAAGGTCCTCAAGAGCCTGAGGCGGCTGACCGTCACGAACGATCCGCAACTGCTCGACCGGGTCAGCGAGGACCGCACGCCCGAGCAGTCGGTCCTGGACTCCGAGGAGGCCGCCGCCGAGTCGGAGCGCATTCGCTGGATGTGGCAGGAGTTCGAGGAACTCGGCGAACGCTGCCGCCAGTTGCTGCGGGTGCTGATGGCCTCGCCGCCGCCCAGCTACCAGGAGGTGTCCGCCGCACTGGGCATCGCCGTGGGCAGCATCGGGCCGCTGCGCCAGCGCTGTCTGCGCCGACTCCGGGACCGACTCGACGCACGGGGAGCGCTGTGA
- a CDS encoding CHAT domain-containing protein, whose amino-acid sequence MVFAAPNDALARAEGVLDADPSPLHASVAHQVIGIWQRDWGDMRIALHHLRRARDFAARAESADREADVLAALGVALVHAGRTQQGLAALERGIERGSGHTRARVLFRRAYARWVLGRHREALEDVRRAIPVLRQVDDVIWTARALTLRATVHLTLGAVDRADADFTAAEALWDTTGQEHDKADAVESRGLAAFRSGDIPVALRLLDEAEERYAKLGTPTFMLNIRRCEVLMAAGLAPEALAEADGAIAVLDGIGGQSTRKAELLLAAAQAARLAGDAHTAIARADMAVRLFAGQRRSWWETHARLVLIEARVAAGRSSGRLVADTAAVADRLASFGAPAAPEASLLAGRIALTLGWRADAERHLGVAARSRHSGPPLARVTGWAAQALRARAAGSGRGVLEACRRGLDVLDAHRMTLGASELRARATAQGAELAALAQQASLDSGSPRRLLVWSERWRNTALSTPPTRPPADPELQSDLTAFREIAARAEEARRDARPIPALEREQRRLEREIRSRTLHLRGDTPGDGHRFDPVRLLRRLGDDTRLVELAVLDGRVQVLLCGQGRVRRFEAGLLAEAERETEHVQAGLRRLAHPGAEGRLAVVEAAGRRLEELLLGPAAARLGDGPVVVVPPARLHRVPWALLPALRERVLSVSPSASGWLRARDTEPPPGGRQVLVRGPGLATGGAEVPHLAGRYGGAVVLEHAEARVPRVLEELDGAALAHIAAHGTFRADGPLFSSLRMADGPLIVHDFERLDRSPYRIILSCCDTARFASVGADELLGLVTALLPLGTAGVVACTAPVNDAAVVPLMLALHKGLGEGRSLAESLRDARAALPGDALHRATGWAFSAFGAA is encoded by the coding sequence ATGGTGTTCGCCGCCCCGAACGACGCGCTGGCGAGGGCGGAAGGGGTGCTCGACGCCGATCCGTCGCCGTTGCACGCCTCCGTCGCCCATCAGGTGATCGGCATCTGGCAGCGGGACTGGGGCGACATGCGCATCGCCCTCCATCATCTGCGGCGCGCCCGGGACTTCGCGGCACGCGCGGAGTCGGCCGACCGGGAGGCGGATGTCCTGGCGGCGCTCGGGGTCGCGTTGGTGCATGCGGGGCGCACTCAGCAGGGGCTCGCCGCGCTGGAGCGCGGGATCGAGCGCGGCAGCGGACACACCCGCGCCCGGGTGCTGTTCCGCCGGGCCTACGCCCGCTGGGTCCTGGGCCGGCACCGGGAGGCGCTGGAGGACGTACGCCGGGCGATACCCGTGCTGCGGCAGGTGGACGACGTCATCTGGACGGCGCGGGCGCTGACCCTGCGGGCCACCGTGCATCTGACGCTGGGCGCGGTGGACCGGGCGGACGCCGACTTCACGGCAGCGGAGGCGCTGTGGGACACCACGGGCCAGGAGCACGACAAGGCCGACGCGGTGGAGAGCCGGGGGCTCGCGGCGTTCCGGTCGGGCGACATCCCGGTGGCGCTGCGGCTGCTGGACGAGGCCGAGGAGCGGTACGCCAAGCTCGGCACGCCGACGTTCATGCTCAACATCCGCCGCTGCGAGGTGCTGATGGCCGCCGGGCTGGCCCCGGAGGCGCTGGCCGAGGCGGACGGGGCGATCGCCGTGCTCGACGGCATCGGCGGCCAGTCCACCCGCAAGGCCGAGCTGCTGCTGGCCGCCGCGCAGGCCGCCCGCCTCGCGGGTGACGCGCACACCGCGATCGCGCGCGCCGACATGGCCGTGCGCCTGTTCGCCGGGCAGCGGCGCAGCTGGTGGGAGACGCATGCCCGGCTGGTGCTGATCGAGGCGCGGGTGGCCGCCGGGCGCAGTTCGGGCCGGCTGGTGGCCGACACGGCGGCGGTCGCCGACCGGCTGGCGTCCTTCGGCGCCCCGGCCGCGCCGGAGGCGTCGCTGCTCGCCGGCCGGATCGCGCTCACCCTGGGCTGGCGGGCCGACGCCGAGCGGCATCTGGGCGTCGCCGCCCGCAGCCGGCACAGCGGGCCGCCGCTGGCCCGGGTGACGGGCTGGGCGGCGCAGGCGCTGCGGGCGCGGGCGGCCGGTTCGGGGCGGGGCGTCCTGGAGGCCTGCCGGCGCGGCCTGGACGTGCTCGACGCCCACCGGATGACGCTGGGCGCCTCGGAGCTGCGTGCCCGCGCCACCGCTCAGGGCGCCGAGCTGGCCGCGCTGGCCCAGCAGGCCAGCCTCGACTCCGGCAGCCCGCGCCGGCTGCTGGTGTGGAGCGAGCGCTGGCGCAACACCGCGCTGTCGACGCCGCCGACCCGGCCGCCGGCCGATCCGGAGCTGCAGAGCGACCTGACCGCGTTCCGGGAGATCGCGGCGCGCGCCGAGGAGGCGCGCCGGGACGCCCGTCCGATTCCGGCGCTGGAGCGCGAGCAGCGGCGCCTGGAGCGCGAGATCCGCTCCCGGACGTTGCACCTGCGCGGCGACACGCCCGGCGACGGCCACCGCTTCGACCCGGTCCGGCTGCTGCGGCGGCTGGGCGACGACACGCGGCTGGTCGAACTCGCCGTGCTGGACGGGCGGGTGCAGGTGCTGCTGTGCGGGCAGGGGCGGGTGCGCCGGTTCGAGGCCGGGCTGCTGGCCGAGGCGGAGCGGGAGACCGAGCACGTCCAGGCCGGGCTGCGGCGGCTGGCCCACCCGGGCGCGGAGGGGCGGCTGGCGGTGGTGGAGGCCGCCGGGCGGCGCCTGGAGGAGTTGCTGCTGGGCCCGGCGGCGGCACGGCTGGGCGACGGTCCGGTCGTGGTCGTGCCGCCGGCCCGGCTGCACCGGGTGCCGTGGGCGCTGCTGCCGGCGCTGCGGGAGCGGGTGCTCAGCGTGTCGCCGTCGGCCAGCGGCTGGCTGCGCGCCCGGGACACCGAGCCGCCGCCGGGCGGCCGTCAGGTGCTGGTGCGCGGTCCGGGGCTGGCGACGGGCGGCGCGGAGGTGCCGCACCTGGCCGGACGGTACGGCGGTGCCGTCGTCCTGGAGCACGCCGAGGCGCGGGTGCCGCGCGTGCTGGAGGAGCTGGACGGAGCCGCGCTGGCCCATATCGCCGCGCACGGCACGTTCCGGGCGGACGGCCCGTTGTTCTCGTCGCTGCGGATGGCCGACGGGCCGCTGATCGTGCACGACTTCGAGCGCCTGGACCGCAGCCCGTACCGGATCATCCTCTCCTGCTGCGACACCGCCCGCTTCGCCTCCGTGGGCGCCGACGAACTGCTCGGCCTGGTGACCGCGCTGCTGCCGCTGGGCACGGCGGGCGTGGTGGCGTGCACGGCTCCCGTCAACGACGCCGCGGTGGTCCCGCTGATGCTCGCGCTCCACAAGGGTCTCGGCGAGGGCCGCTCCCTTGCGGAGTCCCTGCGCGACGCGCGGGCGGCCCTGCCGGGGGATGCGCTGCATCGGGCCACGGGGTGGGCGTTCTCGGCGTTCGGGGCGGCGTGA
- a CDS encoding S8/S53 family peptidase, translated as MAPQRFHEQFELIQRSMPDVPLAMGPDDSAEFIYEKGYVLVRDGDDARLVEDTVRAHFTAEPDLVQDNVRRAGPQTNRSGITRIKVGDPGEGDRSGDRTVAHALRALRETEGRAGRRLVSRNHLVGITGGVNSCPGDEPAPARRAEGLNPAAAEGTYDADTAVGVLVVDTGLMHDYRSHPLLAHTEGDAQLRECDDQGILQEYVGHGTFIAGLVAAVAPNTDVTVRNSLTDAGAILESEFGEKLFEAVDGGWPDILSLSAGTANGRTDGLLGVEAFMRELREQRTLLVAAAGNNGSATPFWPAAYADLPDYQDAVVSVGALRTDGEFGACFSNHGPWVKVYAPGERLTGVLTGFDAPVPYVYRHSTYDACRYGFGYACTCQSPRHTGVLSEEGGNAKPDQVMFEGVAHWSGTSFSTPLVAGLIAAHMTAQQESDPRVARYKMLAAHSGYAEVRGAHVPALRPATWRPAAVTPPAPRS; from the coding sequence ATGGCACCACAGCGATTCCACGAGCAGTTCGAGCTGATCCAGCGCTCCATGCCCGACGTCCCGCTCGCGATGGGACCGGACGACTCGGCCGAGTTCATCTACGAGAAGGGCTATGTGCTGGTCCGCGACGGTGACGACGCTCGCCTCGTCGAGGACACCGTACGGGCGCACTTCACCGCCGAGCCCGACCTGGTTCAGGACAATGTGCGCCGCGCGGGTCCGCAGACCAACCGCTCGGGCATCACCCGCATCAAGGTCGGCGACCCCGGCGAGGGCGACCGCAGCGGCGACCGCACCGTGGCGCACGCCCTGCGCGCGCTGCGGGAGACGGAGGGCCGGGCCGGACGGCGGCTGGTCAGCCGCAACCACCTCGTGGGGATCACGGGCGGCGTCAACTCCTGCCCCGGCGACGAGCCCGCGCCCGCCCGGCGCGCCGAGGGACTCAACCCCGCGGCGGCCGAGGGCACTTACGACGCGGACACCGCCGTCGGCGTCCTCGTCGTCGACACCGGCCTCATGCACGACTACCGGTCCCACCCGCTGCTGGCCCACACCGAGGGCGACGCCCAGCTCAGGGAGTGCGACGACCAGGGCATCCTCCAGGAGTACGTCGGCCACGGCACGTTCATCGCCGGGCTCGTCGCCGCCGTCGCGCCCAACACCGACGTCACGGTCCGCAACAGCCTCACCGACGCGGGCGCCATCCTCGAGTCCGAGTTCGGCGAGAAGCTCTTCGAGGCCGTCGACGGCGGCTGGCCCGACATCCTCAGCCTCTCCGCCGGCACCGCCAACGGCCGCACCGACGGCCTGCTCGGCGTCGAGGCCTTCATGCGGGAGCTGCGGGAACAGCGCACCCTGCTGGTTGCGGCGGCCGGCAACAACGGCAGCGCCACGCCGTTCTGGCCCGCCGCCTACGCCGACCTGCCCGACTACCAGGACGCCGTGGTGTCGGTCGGCGCCCTGCGCACCGACGGCGAGTTCGGCGCCTGCTTCAGCAACCACGGCCCCTGGGTGAAGGTGTACGCGCCCGGCGAGCGCCTCACCGGCGTCCTCACCGGCTTCGACGCGCCCGTGCCGTACGTCTACCGGCACTCCACCTACGACGCCTGCCGCTACGGCTTCGGCTACGCCTGCACCTGCCAGTCCCCGCGCCACACCGGTGTGCTGAGCGAGGAGGGCGGCAACGCCAAGCCGGACCAGGTGATGTTCGAGGGGGTCGCGCACTGGAGCGGCACCTCGTTCTCCACCCCGCTCGTCGCCGGCCTGATCGCCGCCCACATGACCGCGCAGCAGGAGAGCGACCCGCGCGTCGCCCGGTACAAGATGCTCGCGGCGCACTCCGGGTACGCGGAGGTGCGGGGGGCGCACGTTCCGGCGCTCCGCCCCGCCACCTGGCGTCCTGCCGCCGTCACACCCCCGGCTCCTCGGTCATGA
- a CDS encoding LuxR family transcriptional regulator AbsR2 — translation MTIFERDAKTLELPWRFTGREDELELVRGALSAGRHGIVITGPAGSGKTRLVTEAVRGTDCARVAGTPGTRRVRFAAFAHLVPETASLHIAFQHLSGVRLLLVDDAHLLDDASAALVHQLAVHGRTRLLVVTADGARAPGAITRLWTGELLPRLTLEPLPREETALLLAAEAAGAGLEPLTVNRLHRLCQGDLRLLRDLVGAVRERGLLSRVPGADEWAWRGPVPLTPTVRERTAPVLDRPCPEQREILERLAFAEPLPLDMEQDRLDPRALEHLEADALVHVDDRGAVRLAHPLHGPVLRAATGRLRARRLSRTPEEWGPAVDAERAALSRRIERADVRAMPTPVGEWLVAEGAPVPAGYAAVRARFARLRGELREAAAWAREGLRADGADPSCRRELALAAVQSGDPTAAHQILGGRPDGGGAVTRPAAVRGEAGQAAEAIVGDDVYDAVRLGVPEPAAGRLTGVFAEHADALARADGPALDRVAERLRERGFLLFAAEAHAQAVRAHRDPRAARTSRTRAVALARRCQGARTPALSGLVLGELTVRQRQIVTLAAKGLSNRQIAEKLTLSVRTVGNHLYSAYARLGASDRGALPWLVELPDTQSA, via the coding sequence GAGCGCCGGCCGGCACGGCATCGTGATCACGGGACCGGCCGGCAGCGGCAAGACCCGGCTCGTCACCGAGGCCGTCCGCGGCACCGACTGCGCCCGGGTGGCCGGCACCCCCGGGACCCGCCGTGTCCGCTTCGCCGCGTTCGCACACCTCGTCCCCGAGACGGCCTCCCTGCACATCGCGTTCCAGCACCTGTCCGGCGTACGGCTGCTGCTGGTCGACGACGCCCATCTGCTCGACGACGCCTCGGCCGCCCTGGTCCACCAGCTCGCCGTGCACGGCCGCACCCGTCTCCTGGTCGTCACCGCCGACGGCGCCCGGGCCCCGGGCGCGATCACCCGGCTGTGGACCGGCGAACTCCTGCCCCGCCTCACCCTGGAGCCGCTGCCCCGCGAGGAGACGGCTCTGCTGCTCGCCGCCGAGGCCGCGGGCGCCGGCCTCGAACCGCTCACCGTCAACCGGCTGCACCGCCTGTGCCAGGGCGACCTGAGGCTGCTGCGCGACCTGGTGGGCGCGGTGCGCGAGCGCGGGCTGCTCAGCCGGGTCCCGGGCGCCGACGAATGGGCGTGGCGCGGCCCGGTGCCGCTGACACCGACCGTGCGCGAGCGCACCGCACCCGTCCTGGACCGCCCCTGCCCCGAGCAGCGCGAGATCCTCGAACGCCTCGCCTTCGCCGAGCCGTTGCCGCTGGACATGGAGCAGGACCGGCTCGATCCGCGCGCCCTCGAACACCTGGAGGCCGACGCCCTGGTCCACGTCGACGACCGGGGCGCCGTCCGCCTCGCCCACCCCCTGCACGGTCCGGTGCTGCGGGCGGCGACCGGCAGGCTGCGGGCGAGGCGGCTGTCCCGTACGCCCGAGGAGTGGGGCCCCGCCGTCGACGCCGAGCGGGCCGCGCTGAGCCGTCGTATCGAGCGGGCGGACGTACGGGCGATGCCGACGCCCGTGGGGGAGTGGCTGGTCGCGGAGGGCGCGCCGGTACCGGCCGGATACGCGGCCGTGCGCGCCCGGTTCGCGCGGCTGCGCGGTGAGCTGCGGGAGGCGGCGGCGTGGGCGCGGGAGGGGCTGCGGGCCGACGGCGCCGACCCGTCCTGCCGTCGCGAACTCGCCCTCGCCGCGGTGCAGTCGGGCGACCCGACCGCCGCGCACCAGATCCTGGGTGGCCGCCCCGACGGGGGTGGGGCGGTCACCCGGCCGGCAGCGGTCCGCGGCGAGGCCGGCCAGGCGGCCGAGGCGATCGTCGGCGATGACGTCTACGACGCCGTCCGCCTCGGCGTCCCCGAGCCTGCCGCGGGCCGCCTGACCGGCGTCTTCGCCGAGCACGCCGACGCCCTCGCCCGCGCCGACGGCCCGGCCCTCGACCGGGTGGCCGAACGGCTCCGGGAGCGCGGCTTCCTGCTCTTCGCGGCGGAGGCGCACGCCCAGGCCGTACGCGCCCACCGCGACCCGCGCGCCGCCCGCACCTCACGCACGCGTGCCGTCGCCCTGGCCCGCCGCTGCCAGGGGGCGCGCACCCCGGCCCTGTCCGGACTGGTCCTCGGCGAACTGACCGTCCGTCAACGGCAGATCGTCACGCTCGCGGCGAAGGGCCTGAGCAACCGGCAGATCGCCGAGAAGCTCACCCTGTCCGTCCGCACGGTCGGCAACCACCTCTACAGCGCCTACGCCCGCCTCGGCGCCAGCGACCGCGGCGCGCTCCCGTGGCTGGTGGAACTGCCGGACACGCAGTCGGCGTGA